The genomic window GCGGCGCGGCTCGGCAGTACGCCGGCGATGCGGCGGATGCGCACCTTGTCGGTCGCCGGCAGCAGCGTCGCGGTCGAGACCTGCTTGTCCGATACGACCCAGACGTCGGCGGCGCGGGCGCCGTCGCCCATCGACACCGCGCGCGCATCGGCCTGCTCGGCGATCCGGCAGAAGCCGCCGGGCATGATCACCCAGCCGTCGGGCGTGGCGGCTGCGAACACGCGCAGCACGAAGGGCCGCGGCGTGAGCTGCCCGTGCTCCCACACCGGCATGGTCGAGAGCCGCACCACCTCCTGGCCGACATAGTCCATGCCCCGCGCGGTGATGGCGTCGATCAGGCGCTGGCGGTCGCTCGCATCCAACTCGCTCGCGAGCACCGGCCCCGTGCTGTCGAAGCCGGGAACGCCGCGCCGGTAGGCGCCTTCGATCGCGACCTCGTCGAGCCGCGCCAGCACCTCATCGCGCGCCGCGGGCTGGCCGCACCACCAGGTCGCGATGTGGGGCATCTTCAGCTCCTCGCCGAGCAGGCGGCGGCTCAGCGCCGGCAGGAAGCCCAGTAGCGCCCGGGCTTCCGGCACGCCGGAGCCCGGCATGTTGGCGACGACGACGCCGTCCTTGCGCAGCACGTCGATCAGGCCGGGAACTCCTAACCGCGAGGAGGCATCAAGCTCGAGCGGATCGAGCGAGTTGGAATCGACGCGGCGGAGCAGCACGTCGAGCCGCTTCAGGCCGGCGACGGTGCGGATGTGGACGCGGCCATCGCTGACGGCGAGATCGTCGCCCTCGACCAGGAGGAAGCCGAGATAGCGCGCCAGCGTCGCGTGCTCGAAATAGGTCTCGCTGAAACTACCCGGGGTGAGCACGCCGATGCGCGGCTCGTCACGGTCGGCCCGCGCGCGCAAGCTGTCGCGAAACGCCTCGAAGAACGGCGCGACGCGCGGCACGTTCATCGACTTGTAGAGGTCGGAGAAAGCGCGCGAGAGCACCAGGCGATTCTCCAGCGCATAGCCCGCGCCTGAGGGCGCCTGGGTGCGGTCGCCGAGCACCCACCAGCGGCCGTCGGGCCCGCGGCCGACATCGGCGGCGTAGATCGACAGATACCGCCCGCCGGGCGGCGGCACGCCGCAGACCGGACGGAGATATTCGGGACTGCCGGCGATCGCGGCCGCCGGCAGCGCGCCCTCGGCGACGAGACGGCCCTCGCCATAGATGTCGCGCAGCACGAGCTCGAGCAGCTCGGCGCGCTGGATGATGCCGGCGGACAGCTGCTGCCAGTCGGCCTCGTCGATCAAGAGCGGCAGATGGCTGATCGACCACGGCCGGTCGGCGCTGTCGCCGGGCGCACGATAGGTGACGCCGGCCTCGCGGAGATGGCGGTCGGCCATGCCGAAGCGACGCTCGACCTCGTCCGGCGCGAGCGCGCCAAAGGCGTCAAAGAAGCGACTCCAGACCGCGCGCGGGGCGCCGTCGGGTCCCAGGAACTCGTCGGGAATGCCGGGCAGGCGACTATAGTCGCGGACCCATTGCGCCAGGCGGCGCTGGCCGTCACGCTGACCTTGCGCCCTGCCCGCCTGGTCGTCCTGTTCGGCTGCGCCCTCGCCCATGCGCCTCTCCCTGCCCCACCATCATACTCATTGCAGGAGCGGGGTCCGCAAGTCGAGGGTCAGTGGAAACTCATTTGTGCGTTCCTCCGGCGGCGGCTGGACCGGACCCGGGGTGTGGCCGTGGTCCTGGAAGCGCGCCAGCCGCCGCGCCTCGGCCTCATAGGTGTTGACCGGCTTGGTGTCGTAGTTGCGCCCGCCGGGATGGGCGACGTGATAGACGCAGCCGCCGAGCGAGCGGCCGTTCCAGGTGTCGATCAGGTCGAAGGTCAGGGGTGCGTGGACCGGAATGGTCGGGTGCAGGCCGGAGGCCGGCTGCCAGGCCTTGAAGCGGACGCCTGCCACGGCTTCAGTCGAGCGGCCGGTCGATGTCATCGGCAGCCGGCGGCCGTTGCAGGTGACGATGTGGCGGCCCTCGATAAATCCCTCGGCCTTGACCTGAAGCCGCTCGACCGATGAGTCCACATAGCGCACCGTGCCGCCGGCCGAACCCTCCTCGCCGAGCACGTGCCAGGGCTCCAGCGCCTGGCGCAGCTCCAGCGTCACGCCGCCATGATGGACCCGGCCGAAGGCGGGGAAACGGAATTCGAGCTGGGCCAGATACCATTCCGGCTCGAAGGCATAACCGAACTGCTTCAGCTCGGTGAGCACGTCCTGAAAATCCTCCCAGATGAAATGCGGCAGCATGAAGCGGTCATGCAGCGCGGTGCCCCAGCGCACGAACTTGCCGGCCTGCGGCTCGCTCCAGAATTTTGCGATCAGCGCGCGGATCAGGAGCTGCTGCGCCAGCGACATCCGCGGATCGGGCGGCATTTCGAGCGCGCGGAATTCGACGAGGCCGAGGCGGCCGGTCGGACCTTCCGGCGAATAGAGCTTGTCGATGCAGATCTCGGCGCGGTGGGTGTTGCCGGTGATGTCGACGAGCAGATGCCGGAACAGCCGGTCCACCAGCCACAGCGGCGTCTGGGTACCCGGCGGCGGCACATGCGAGAGCGCGATCTCGAGCTCGTAGATGCTGTCGTGACGGGCTTCGTCGATACGCGGCGCCTGACTGGTCGGGCCGATGAACAGGCCGGAGAAGAAATAGGACAGCGACGGATGCCGCTGCCAGTACAGCACGAGGCTCTTCAAGAGATCGGGCCGCCGCAGGAACGGCGAATCCTGTGGGCTAGAGCCGCCGACCACGATGTGATTGCCGCCGCCGGTGCCGGTGTGGCGGCCGTCGACCAGGAAGCGGTTGGCGCCGAGCCGCACCTTCGCAGCATCCTCGTAGAGACCGGTGGTGATGTCGACCGCATCTTGCCAGCTCTTCGCCGGCTGGATGTTGATCTCGATGACACCGGGATCTGGCGTCACCTTGATCACCTCGATGCGCGGATCAAACGGCGGCGGGTAGCCTTCGACATGGACCTGGAGCTGCATCTCCTCGGCGGTGTCTTCCAGCGCCGAAATCAATTCGAGATAGTCTTCGATGCGCTCGACCGGCGGCATGAAGGCGCAGAGCACGCCGTCGCGGATTTCCACGGCCATTGCAGTACGCACTGGAATTGCCGTGTTGAGATGCTCGGGGGCGGTGCGCGGCGGCGATGGCGGTCTCGCCATGCGGGTGAACACGGGAAGCCTGCCACGCGGCTCCATCGGGTCCTGCTCGACGATGTAAGGATATTGGTTCGGCGGGACGTGACCGAGCGAGCCCATCGGCAGGCGCAGGCCAAGCGGTGAATCGCCCGGTGACAGGAACAGGTGATTGCGCCGGAGCGGCCAGCGCTCGCTGCGCCAGCGCGGAGGCGCATTCCAGCGCTGGATCGGCAGCACGAAGCCGCGCGGTGTGGTAAGGCCCTGGTCGAACACGCGCGCCATCCGCGCGCGCGCTTCGGGATCTGACAATTTGGAATCGGTGGGGTCGACGTTGATCGGAAGCTCGGCTTCCTTCTGAAGCCAATAGGCCGGGTCTTCATAGGCCGGCATGATGTAGCCGAGATCGAGCCCGAGCCGCGCCGCGGTGCCTTCCATGAAGGCTTCGGCGTCCTTGACCTCCGGCCGCCTGGGATTCTCGATCCTGGCGATGAGGTCGGCGCTCTTCCAGATCGGAACGCCGTCCTTGCGCCAATACAGACCAAAGGCCCAGCGCGGCAGGCTCTCGCCCGGATACCATTTGCCCTGGCCGTAATGCAGCAGCCCGCCCGGCGCAAAGCGCGTGCGCAGGCGGCGGATCAAATCATCACCAAGCGCGCGCTTGGTGGGGCCGACGGCTTCGGTATTCCACTCGCCTGCCTCGAGATCGTCGACCGAGACGAAGGTCGGCTCGCCGCCCATGGTGAGCCGCACATCCTGCGCGGCGAGGTCGCCGTCGACCTGCTCGCCGAGATCGTTGAGCCGCGCCCAGGCTTCGTCGGAGAACGGCTTCGTGATGCGCGGCGCCTCGCGGATGCGCTTCACGCTCATGTCGAAGGCGAACTCGACCTCGGCAAAGCCGGCGCCGCCGGAGATCGGCGCGGCCGAGCGATAGTGCGGCGTCGCCGCAACCGGGATGTGCCCCTCGCCTGCGAGCATGCCGGAGGTCGCGTCAAAACCGATCCAGCCCGCGCCAGGCAGGTAAACCTCGGCCCAGGCGTGCAGATCGGTGAAATCGTTCTCCACTTCCGGCGGTCCCTCGATCGGGTCGATGTCGGGACGGATCTGAATGAGATAGCCGGAGACGAAGCGCGCGGCGAGCCCGAGATGGCGGAGCGTCTGGATCAAGAGCCACGCGGAGTCGCGGCACGAGCCGGCGCCGGAGGCGAGCGTCTCCTCCGGCGTCTGCACGCCCGGCTCCATGCGGATAATGTAGCGGATCTTCTTCTGCAGCTCGCGATTGAGCTCGACCAGGAAGTTGACGGTGTTCGGCGCTTCGTGCGGGATCGTATCGAGATATTTCGCAAACAGGCGATCGGGTTTGATGGTCTCGAGATACGGCGCAAGCTCCGTCTTCAGGTCCTTCGGATAGTCGAACGGAAAACTGTCGGCATAGGGCTCGACGAAGAAGTCGAACGGATTGACCACGGTCATCTGCGTCGTGAGATCGACCTCGAATTTCAGCTCGGTCGTCTTCTCCGGGAAGACATAGCGGGCGAGCCAATTGCCTTGCGGGTCCTGCTGCCAGTTCACGAAATGATTGGATGGCGTGACCTTCAGCGAATAGCTCAGGATCGGCGTGCGCGTATGCGGCGCCGGCCGCAGGCGGATGGTCTGCGGGCCGAGATCGATCGGGCGGTCGTATTTGTAGTGCGTGACGTGGTGTAATGCGACGTAGATCGACACGGGGTACGGTGCTCCAGCAGCTTTTTTGAGCAGAACACCTGATGTCAATGCGATCAAGCACTAACAACGGGCAGACCGTGCCTAGGAAGTATCCGCGCTACGCGGGCAGTATCGTAGGCTGGGCAAAGCGACTTGTCCGCCGTAGCTCGAAGAGCGAAGGCGGAAGCGTGCCCACCGCTTCTGTTGCAATGTGGATCGATGGTGGGCACGGCGCAACAGCGCCTTTGCCCACCCTACGGTTCTGCCGGTGGCTATGGGCCCCGGATCGGCGCGCGCTTTAGGACGCGCTTGTCCGGTGCGACAGCGGTGGGTGGCGCAGCGTTACGCCGCCGAGGTCAGCCGCTGCAGGAACTGCGTCACCTCGCGCCGGAGCGTCTCGACCTCGCCATGGACGCGTTCGGAGGCGCTGTTGACGCGGCTCGCGACGCGGCCGGTGTCGGCGGCGGCCTCGTTGATGCCGGTGACGTTGGAGGACACCTGCGTCGTGCTGAACGAGGCCTCCTGGACGTTGCGGGCGATCTCGCGCGTCGCGGCCCCCTGCTGGTCGATCGAAGCCGCAATGCTGGCGGTGATCCCGTCGATCTCTGCGATGGTTTGCGCAATCGCCTCGACCGCCGCGACCGAGTTGGTCGTCGATTGCTGCATCTCGCCGACCTTGGCGCTGATTCTCGGTCGCCCTCGCAGTCTGGTTGGCGAGGCTTTTCACCTCGGACGCCACCACCGCGAAGCCGCGGCCGGCTTCGCCCGCCCGCGCCGCCTCGATCGTGGCGTTGAGCGCCAAGAGGTTGGTCTGCTCGGCGATCTCGCTGATCAGCTTGACGACGTCGCCGATCCGCAGCGCCGCGTCCGCGAGCGTGCGGATCTCGCTGCCGGCGCGATTGGCTTCGTTCACCGCCCGCCCCGTGCTCGTGGTCGAGCCGGCCACTTGGCGGCTGATCTCGGCGATCGAGGACGCGAGTTGTTCCGCCGCGCTCGCCACCGTCGCGACGTTGTTCGAGGCTTGATCGGACGCGCTGCGCATCCCGGACGTCTGGCGGCTGGTCGTCTCGGCCGCCGCGGACATCTGGCCGGCGTCGGCCTCGAGATCGGTCGCGGCACTCATCAGGCCGCCGGCGACCTGGTCGAGATGCGTGCCGAACTGCTTTGCGAGCTCTGAGATCTCGACGACACGGCGGCCGAGGCTGTCGGTGCCGGAATTGATCACGGAAGCCGAACGGCGGAACGAGCCGGGCAACCCGCGCGCCAGGATCTTGCGAAAATGCTTGCCGCGGCTCGCATAGTCCATCGACGCCGAAGCTTCGCGGACGAAGGCATCGGTGACGTCGAGCAAGTCGTTGACCGATTTCTGAATCATTCCGATGCGGCCGGGCTGCCGATCGCCGAACGCGCGCACTTCGAGGTCGCCATGGGCGGCCTTGCGGCATACCTCCGCGAACTCTTCGATTGCAGCCAGCGAACGGCGCTGGTTCCAGACCGTGTAGCCGAGCAGCAGCACGATGGCGCCGAGCAGCGCAGCGGCCGGAGCAGCAGTCAATGCGCCCGCAATCGACAACGTGAGGACAACGACGGCGAGCAGGCAGGCAAGGCCAGCAGCGGCTTGCGCCTTAGAGAGAGAGCACAAATTCATCGTAGGCGACACCGTTTTGCTTGAGCAGGCCGACCATCATCTCGAAGCTCGCGCGCATGCCGTTCTTGGCATTGGAGTGGCGCGCCTCTTCGGCGCATAGCGCCTTGTAATCGGCTTGATGCGCTCGATCTGCGCAGGATCGGGTTTGCGGCGGTTGGAGTGGGAGCCGATGATATTGCCGCGATCGTCCAGCGTTGGGGTGACGTGAGCAAACACCCAATAATGGCTGCCGTCTTTGGCGAGATTGACGACGTAGGCGAAGATTTCCTGCTTGGCCTCGAGCGTATCCCACAACAGCTTGAAGACGCAGCGCGGCATGTCGGGGTGGCGGATCAGGCTATGGGGAGCGCCCATCAGCTCGGCATAGCTGTACTTCGCCATGCGGAGGAAAACGTCGTTGGCGTAGGTGATGCGGCCCTTGAGATCAGTCTTCGATACGATCAGCTCCTCCTCCCGAGGAGATTTTCCACGCCGGTCGGCCGTATCGCACGCGTCATCGTTGACGAATCCTCACGAAGGGCGAATGCCCCGAGTGAGTGGAGCTCGCATCTCTCCAGAACTACGGCGAGAGATGTTAATCAGGCGTGACCACGGGAACCAGCGCGATCACTTGACGCCTCCGTATCATTACCTAGGTGCGTCGCCGTGCAGTGTTTAGCTACCGCCGGCGCACGATGAGGAGATTACATCGTCGCCCCTAACACCCACGGCGCGAACTCGGCGCCGCCGAAATCGAAGCTCTCGCTCTTGGTCGGCTGTCCCGAGGCGGTCTTGAGGACGAGTTCGAAGATGCGCTGGCCGCAACTCTCGACGCTCTCCTCGCCTTCGAGGATGGTGCCGCAATTGACGTCCATGTCCTCTTCCATGCGCTTGTACATGGGCGTGTTGGTGGCAAGCTTGATCGACGGCGCCGGCTTGCAGCCAAACACGCTGCCGCGCCCGGTGGTGAAGCAGACGAGATTGGCGCCGCCTGCCACTTGGCCGGTCGCCGCGACCGGATCGTAGCCGGGCGTGTCCATGAACACGAAACCCTTCTTGGTGACGGGCTCGGCGTAGCGCAGCACCTCGACGAGATTGGTGGTGCCGGCCTTCGCCATCGCGCCGAGCGACTTTTCCAGGATGGTGGTGAGGCCGCCGGCCTTGTTGCCGGGGCTTGGATTGGCGTTCATCTCGGCGCCTTCGCGCTCGGTATACGCGTCCCACCAGCGCATGAGGTCGACCAGCTTCTCGCCGACCTCGCGGCTGACGGCGCGGCGCGTCAGCAGATGCTCGGCACCGTAGGTCTCGGGCGTCTCCGAGAGGATCACGGTGCCGCCGTGACGAACGATGAGATCGCTCGCCGCACCCAATGCCGGATTGGCAGACACGCCGGAATAACCGTCCGAGCCGCCGCATTGCAGGGCTACCGTGAGCTCGCTTGCCGGCACCGTTTCGCGCTTGACCTTGTTCGCGTCAGCGAGCGCCTCGCGCACGAAGGCGATGCCCGCCTCCACCGTCTTGCGGGTGCCGCCGACCTCCTGGATGTCCATCGCGCGCAAGCGGCCGGCGAGCTTCTGCTCTTCCATCAGGCCGCCGATCTGGTTCACCTCGCAGCCGAGGCCGAGCACGATGACGTGGGAGAAATTGACGTGCCGCGCATAGCCGCCGAGCGTGCGGCGGAGCAGCGCCAGGGGCTCGTTCTGCGTCATGCCGCAGCCGGTCTTGTGAGTCAGCGCGACCACGCCATCGACATTGGGGAAGTCAGCGAGCGGATTGTCGCCGGTGAAGGGGTTCTTCTTGAAGACGTCGGCGACGAGGCTCGCGACATGCGCGCTGCAATTCACCGAGGTCAGGATGCCGATATAGTTGCGCGTGGCGACGCGGCCGTCGGGACGGCGGATGCCCTCGAAGGTCGCGGGCAGGTCGAAGTTCGGCGTCGGCTTGACGTCGGCACAATAGGCATAGTCCTTGGCGAAATCGCCCATGCCGCAGTTCTGCGTGTGCACGTGCTGGCCCGGCGCGATGGCCTGGGTGGCAAAGCCGATGATCTGGCCGTAGCGCTTGACCGGTTCGCCCAATGCGATCGGCTTGATCGCGACCTTATGGCCGGAGGGAATGCGGTCGATCGTGGTCACGCCGTCGGCGACCACCGTTCCGGGCGGCAGGCTCGCGCGCGCGATCACCACGCCATCATCAGGATGCAGGCGGATGACGGGGCTGATGGTCATGGGTATCTCCTTCGGTCTTACTTCACCTCTCCCCGCTCTTACGGGGAGAGGTCGGATCGCGTTTGGCGATGCGAAGCATCGTCCAATGCGATCCGGGTGAGGGGCGAGCTGCGCGCTCGATCGTTAGATTAGTCCGTGTTGAGAGAGGCCCCTCACCCTAACCCTCTCCCCGTAAGAACGGGGAGAGGGAAAGGAGAGAGATCAGGCCTTGCCGCCCGACTCCTTGCGGGTCGCGTTGACCTGCATCTTGGCGTAGGTCGTCATCAGGCCGACCTCGTTCGAGAGCGTCACCAGCTTGAAGCCCATGTTGATGGCGCGCGCTGCGCCTTCGGCGCCGCTGCAATGGATGCCCGGGTTGAGGCCGCGCTTGCCGCACTCCTTGATGATCTTCTCATAGATCGCGAGGATCTCCGGCTCGCTGCGATCGAGCTTGGGCTCGAGGCCGTAGGAGAAGCCGAGATCGGACGGACCGATATAGACGCCGTCGATGCCTTCGACGTCCAGGATCGCTTCCATGTTCTCGACCGCGGTCCTCGTCTCCATCATCGGCAGCAGCACGATCTCGTCGTTGGCCGTCTTCTGGTAGGAGCCCGCGGTGCCGTACATGCCGGCGCGGATCGGACCGTTGGAGCGCACGCCCTTCGGCGGATATTTCGAATAGGAGACGAGGTTCCTGGCTTCCTGCGGCGTGTTGACCATCGGGCAGATCACGCCATAGGCGCCGCCGTCGAGCACCTTGCCGATGATGCCGGGCTCGTTCCAGGGCACGCGGACCATCGGCGTGATCGGATGCTTGTCCATGGCCTGGAAGCACTGGACCATCGACAGATAGTCCTGCACGCCGTGCTGCATGTCGACGGTGACGCTGTCGAAGCCGCATTGCGCGATCATCTCGGCCGAGAAGCCGGAGGGAATTGCGAGCCACGCGTTGACCACGGCCTTGCCCGACTTCCAAGTTTCCTTAACTTTGTTCGCCACGTTGCCTTCCTTCTTTGTTGTTTGGACCGTCGTCACCATGACGAGTGCCGCGACAAGGCGATGCCGTTATTACCGCGAACTCGATCGCCGCGCTACGCTCGCGATAACGCAAGATGTCATCCGACAAGAGGGGCGCCATCCGTCCCGGCGCCGACTTTCTAGCGATCGGCTTGGGCGGCACTTTGAGCGAAAAAACGCGGCTATGTCCATGGCTGTTGCCGCGCGCTCGCGCATATCTGCTTTCACTCCTCGGCACTTGCCTCCTCGCCGGCGCCGAGGCCTGCGAGACTCTGCTCGAGCTCGCCGAGCATGTCCTGCAACTCGGCGAGCTTGCGCGCGCCAAAGCGTCGCGTGATCTCGGTATAGATCGCCTCCGACGTCGGCGCCACGGAGGCCATCAGCTTCACGCCCTCTTTCGAGATCGAGACCATGCTGCGGCGCTGGTCCGCTTTGGCGGTCTTGCGCTCGATCAGATTGCGGGCCTCGAGGTCGCGCAGGATGCGTGACAGGCTCGGCCCGAGCAGAAACGCCGTGCGCGCGAGTTCCGTGACCTCGACCGCCTCGATGGCCGCGAGCGCGCGCAGGATGCGCCATTGCTGCTCGGTCAACCCGTGCTCGCGCAGCGAGGGGCGGAATTGCCGCATCACCGCCTCGCGCGCCCGTAGCAATGACATCGGCAGCGAGCGCGAGAAGTCGCGCATCGGCACCTGGCGCGCGGCAGGCGCGCTTCCGTTGGCGGGATCAGCGGATTTCTTCGTCATGACGCCCTTTCAAGCCGCAAAATGTTTGCAGTGCAGCAAGCCCAATTTGTGTTTGACGCATTCACTTAACATGTTAAGCATCTCCGGGCACCACGATTTGTAAGATCACAAATGGCGCTTTCCACCGACGATATCCAAGCTTGCGCGAGGCGTCTGCACCAGGCGGAGAAGACCCGCACGCAGATCCGGCAGCTCTCGCAGGATTTCCCTGACATCACCATTGCCGATGCCTACGCGATTCAGAAGGCCTGGGTCGACGTCAAGATCGCGGAGGGGCGCATCGTCAAAGGCCACAAGATCGGCCTGACCTCGAAGGCGATGCAGAGCGCGCTCAATATCGATGAGCCGGATTCCGGCGTGCTGCTCGACGACATGTTCTTTGCCGACGGCGGCATCATTCCGACCGAGCGCTTCATCGCAACGCGCGTGGAAGCGGAGCTCGCCTTCGTCATGAGCAAGCGCCTCGCAGGACCCGACTGCACGATGTTCGACGTGCTCAACGCGACCGACTTCGTGGTGCCCGCGCTGGAGATTTTGGACACGCGCATCGAGCGCGTCGATCCCAAGACCAAGGCGACGCGAAAGATTTTCGACACCATCGCCGACAATGCGGCCAATGCCGGCATCGTGCTCGGCGGCCGGCCGATCCGGCCGCTGGAGGCCGATTTGCGCTGGGTCGGCGCGCTGTGTTTCCGGAACGGTCAGCTTGAGGAGACGGGCCTTGCCGCCGGCGTGCTCAACCATCCCGCAACTGCGGTGGCCTGGCTCGCCAACAAGATCGCGCCGCTTGGGCTAGCGCTGGAGCCCGGACAGGTCGTGCTCGCCGGCTCCTTCATCCGCCCGATCGAGACCCGCAAGGGCGACACAATTCAGGCCGACTATGGCGGCTACGGCTCGGTGAGCTGCTACTTCGCTTAGGCGAACAAGAAGACAGGGTGAAACCGCGATGCCGCATTTCACGATCGAATATTCGGCCAATCTCGATGGCCGCCTCGACATGGGCCTGGTATGCGAAGTCGTGCGCAAGGCGGCGGTCGAGACCGGGATCTTCCCGCTCGGCGGCATCCGCGTTCGCGCCGTCAAGTGCGAGCATTACGCGATCGCGGATGCGCGGCAAGAATACGGCTTTCTCGACATGGTGCTGCGCATCGGCGAGGGCCGCGACCTCAAGACGCGTCAGAAGGCCGGCGAGCACGTCTTCCAGGCGCTCTCCAGACATCTCGATCCCGTCTTCGCGGCCAGCAAGTTTGCCTTGTCGTTCGACATGCAGATCAACGACAAGGACACGAGCTGGAAGCGCAACAACATCCATGACGCCCTGAAAGCGGAGGCGCAGCCCGGCTGACGTTCCCATTCCCTGCCCTGGCAGGGACATCTCGACCTTTGCCACACTCGCATTTGGGAACGTGATCGACGTCGAAGCCGAGGGCATCGCAAGCATGCGCAACTGCGTCGTCGATGAAGCCCGGACAACACTCGAAGTGGAATAGCACCATGACCACCCTCACCGGCGGCGAAGCGATCGTAAGCGGCCTCGTTGCTCACGGAGTCGACACCGTCTTCGGCCTGCCCGGCGCGCAGGTCTACGGCCTATTCGACGCTTTCCATCAGGCCCAGCTCAAGGTGATCGGCGCGCGGCACGAGCAGGCCTGCGGCTACATGGCCTTCGGTTATGCGCGCTCCAGCGGCAGGCCCGGCGTGTTCAGCGTGGTGCCCGGCCCCGGCGTGCTCAACGCCAGCGCGGCGCTGCTCACCGCCTTCGGCTGCAACGAGCCGGTGCTCTGCGTCACCGGCCAGGTGCCGACGCCATTTTTGGGAAAGGGCCGCGGCCATCTGCATGAGATGCCGGACCAGCTCGCGACCGTGCGGACCTATGTGAAATGGGCCGATCGCATCGAATATCCCGGCAACGCGCCGACGGTCGTCGCGCGCGCGTTCCAGGAGATGACCTCCGGCCGCCGCGGGCCTGCTTCTGTCGAGATGCCCTGGGACGTTTTCACCCAACGCGCCGACACCGCGGCCGCACAGCGGCTGGAACCGCTGCCTGCGCCGCAGCCCGATCCTGACCTGATCAAGCAGGCCGCCGCGCTGATCAAGACTAGCAAGGCGCCGATGATTTTCGTCGGCAGCGGCGCCATCGATGCGCGCGAGGAGATCCTCGAACTCGCCGAGATGATCGATGCGCCCGTCGTTGCCTTCCGCAGCGGCCGCGGCATCGTCTCCAATGCGCACGAGCTCGGACTCACCATGGCCGCCGCCTACAAGCTGTGGCCCACGACCGATTTGATGATCGCAATCGGCACCCGCGCGGAGCTGCCGGCCTCGGGCTTCCGCTGGCCCTATCAGCCGAAGGGACTGAAATCTGTCAGGATCGACATCGATCCGGCCGAGATGCGCCGGCTCGCTTCCGATACCGCTATTGTCGCCGACGCGAAGGCCGGCACCGCCGATCTCGTCGCAGCCGTGAAGAAGGCCGGCTATGCGCGAAGCCGCGGCCGGCGCGGAGACATCCGCGAGGCCACCGCAACCGCGCAAGCGGAGATCCAGCGCATCCAGCCGCAGATGGCGTATCTCAACATCCTGCGCGAGGTGCTGCCGGCAAACGCGATCGTGACAGATGAATTGTCACAGTTCGGCTTCGCCTCCTGGTACGGCTTTCCAGTCTATGAGCCGCGCACCTTCATCACGTCAGGATATCAGGGCACGCTCGGCTCCGGCTTTCCGACTGCGCTCGGCGCCAAGGTCGCCAACCCCGACAAGCCGGTGGTGGCGATCACCGGCGACGGCGGCTTCATGTTCGGCGTGCAGGAGCTCTCGACCGCCGTGCAGTTCAACATCGGCGTGGTGACGCTGGTGTTCAACAATAATGCCTACGGCAATGTGCGCCGCGACCAGCGCGAACGCTTTGACGGCCGCGTGGTAGCCTCGGATCTCGTCAATCCGGATTTCGTCAAGCTCGCCGAATCCTTCGGCGTTGCGGCGGCGCGCATCACCGCGCCGGACCAGTTCAAGGCGGCGATGGAGAAGGCGCTCGCCCATGGCGGGCCCTATCTGATCTCGGTCGAGGTGACGCGGGACTCCGAAGTCAGTCCGTGGGCGTTCATTCACCCGCCGAAGCCGTAAGCGTCAGCGCGTCCTGCGGAAGGTCAAATTGATCCGCTTCCGTCCGAGCAGCGCATGTTCGCCGTCGGCGAGCGGCGCGACGCCGTGATAGGCGAGCCTGCTAGCGCCGCCCCAGACCACGACGTCGCCATGCACCAGGCGGAAGCGGCGCGGCTTATCGCTGCGCGCCAGGCCGCCGAACAGGAAAGTCGCGGACAGGCCGAGCGAGACCGAGGCGATCGGGGCCGAATAGTCGAGCTCGTCCTTGTCCTGATGCAGCGACAGCCGCGTGCCGGGCTCGTAGCGGTTGACGAGGCAGGCATCGGGCGCGAAGTCTTTGAAGCCGCCCTGCTCCGCCGCGCGGCGGGCGAG from Bradyrhizobium zhanjiangense includes these protein-coding regions:
- a CDS encoding thiamine pyrophosphate-dependent enzyme; this encodes MTTLTGGEAIVSGLVAHGVDTVFGLPGAQVYGLFDAFHQAQLKVIGARHEQACGYMAFGYARSSGRPGVFSVVPGPGVLNASAALLTAFGCNEPVLCVTGQVPTPFLGKGRGHLHEMPDQLATVRTYVKWADRIEYPGNAPTVVARAFQEMTSGRRGPASVEMPWDVFTQRADTAAAQRLEPLPAPQPDPDLIKQAAALIKTSKAPMIFVGSGAIDAREEILELAEMIDAPVVAFRSGRGIVSNAHELGLTMAAAYKLWPTTDLMIAIGTRAELPASGFRWPYQPKGLKSVRIDIDPAEMRRLASDTAIVADAKAGTADLVAAVKKAGYARSRGRRGDIREATATAQAEIQRIQPQMAYLNILREVLPANAIVTDELSQFGFASWYGFPVYEPRTFITSGYQGTLGSGFPTALGAKVANPDKPVVAITGDGGFMFGVQELSTAVQFNIGVVTLVFNNNAYGNVRRDQRERFDGRVVASDLVNPDFVKLAESFGVAAARITAPDQFKAAMEKALAHGGPYLISVEVTRDSEVSPWAFIHPPKP
- the alkB gene encoding DNA oxidative demethylase AlkB — protein: MMGDLFDSVAEAQPSREEIADGAVLLRGFVKPIESELLEAVRAIVAQSPFRRMTTPGGYQMSVAMTNCGERGWITDHTGYRYDPIDPRTGASWPAMPPVFRALARRAAEQGGFKDFAPDACLVNRYEPGTRLSLHQDKDELDYSAPIASVSLGLSATFLFGGLARSDKPRRFRLVHGDVVVWGGASRLAYHGVAPLADGEHALLGRKRINLTFRRTR